In one Agrobacterium tumefaciens genomic region, the following are encoded:
- a CDS encoding ATP phosphoribosyltransferase catalytic subunit HisG yields the protein MITIALPSKGRMKEDASAVLERAGLKVAAVGNDRSYRGRIEGRDDIEIAYLSASEIAREIGAGTVDFGVTGEDLVREGLTNADAQVEFCARLGFGHADVVVAVPEIWLDVDSMADLGDVASEFRARHGRRLAIATKYWRLTQQFFSRQHGIQLYRIVESLGATEGAPAAGQADIIVDITSTGSTLKANHLKILSDGIIVRSEACFVRARKPEHEGDAAVQEIASRIRAAV from the coding sequence CGTTCTGGAACGCGCCGGGCTGAAGGTCGCGGCCGTCGGCAATGACCGCTCCTATCGCGGCCGCATCGAAGGGCGCGACGATATCGAGATCGCCTATCTCTCCGCCTCCGAGATCGCCCGCGAAATCGGCGCCGGCACCGTGGATTTCGGCGTGACGGGAGAGGACCTTGTGCGCGAGGGACTAACCAATGCCGATGCGCAGGTGGAGTTCTGCGCCCGCCTGGGTTTCGGCCATGCGGACGTCGTGGTCGCCGTGCCTGAAATCTGGCTGGATGTGGACAGCATGGCTGATCTCGGCGATGTCGCTTCGGAATTCCGCGCCCGTCATGGCCGCAGGCTCGCCATCGCCACCAAATATTGGCGGCTGACTCAGCAGTTCTTTTCGCGCCAGCACGGCATTCAGCTTTATCGCATCGTCGAAAGCCTTGGCGCGACCGAAGGTGCACCGGCGGCGGGGCAGGCGGATATCATCGTTGATATCACCTCGACCGGCTCGACGCTGAAGGCCAACCACCTGAAAATTCTCTCTGACGGCATCATCGTCCGTTCGGAAGCCTGCTTTGTGCGTGCCCGCAAGCCGGAGCACGAAGGCGATGCGGCGGTTCAGGAGATCGCCTCGCGCATCAGGGCTGCGGTTTGA
- a CDS encoding DoxX family protein gives MSSSQNVLVLIARILLSFIFITSGFGKLADPAGTAGMITGAGLPAATALAYIAGLFELVAGLAILAGFQTKIAAWALAVFCVFTGLVFHSGTVAVPGWPEPALGWINTLNGIMMVKNITLAGAYILLAAFGPGAYSVDARRGAAVAHA, from the coding sequence ATGTCCAGCAGCCAGAACGTTCTCGTTCTCATCGCCCGCATTCTGCTTTCCTTCATCTTCATCACGTCGGGCTTCGGCAAGCTCGCCGATCCGGCCGGCACGGCCGGCATGATCACGGGCGCCGGCCTGCCCGCCGCAACCGCGCTTGCCTATATTGCAGGCCTGTTCGAACTCGTTGCCGGCCTTGCCATTCTCGCTGGTTTCCAGACCAAAATCGCTGCCTGGGCGCTTGCCGTCTTCTGCGTCTTCACCGGTCTGGTGTTCCACAGCGGCACCGTTGCCGTTCCCGGCTGGCCTGAGCCGGCTCTTGGCTGGATCAACACGCTGAACGGCATCATGATGGTGAAGAACATCACCCTTGCCGGCGCCTACATCCTGCTTGCCGCCTTCGGCCCCGGCGCCTACTCCGTCGACGCAAGACGCGGCGCAGCTGTGGCCCACGCATAA
- the groL gene encoding chaperonin GroEL (60 kDa chaperone family; promotes refolding of misfolded polypeptides especially under stressful conditions; forms two stacked rings of heptamers to form a barrel-shaped 14mer; ends can be capped by GroES; misfolded proteins enter the barrel where they are refolded when GroES binds), which produces MAAKEVKFGRTAREKMLKGVDILADAVKVTLGPKGRNVVIDKSFGAPRITKDGVSVAKEIELEDKFENMGAQLVREVASKTNDIAGDGTTTATVLAQAIVREGAKAVAAGMNPMDLKRGIDLAVAEVVKDLQAKAKKINTSEEVAQVGTISANGERQIGLDIAEAMQRVGNEGVITVEEAKTAETELEVVEGMQFDRGYLSPYFVTNPEKMVADLEDAYILLHEKKLSNLQAMLPVLEAVVQTGKPLVIIAEDVEGEALATLVVNKLRGGLKIAAVKAPGFGDRRKAMLEDIAILTGGTVISEDLGIKLESVTLDMLGKSKKVSISKENTTIVDGAGQKSDIEGRVAQIKAQIEETTSDYDREKLQERLAKLAGGVAVIRVGGSTEVEVKEKKDRIDDALNATRAAVQEGIVPGGGVALLRSSTKITAKGANDDQEAGINIVRKALQALVRQIAENAGDEASIVVGKILDKNEDNYGYNAQTGEYGDLIQLGIVDPVKVVRTALQNAASVASLLITTEAMIAELPKKEAAMPAMPGGGMGGMDF; this is translated from the coding sequence ATGGCAGCCAAAGAAGTCAAATTCGGCCGCACAGCGCGCGAAAAGATGCTCAAGGGCGTCGACATTCTCGCTGATGCAGTGAAGGTCACCCTCGGCCCGAAGGGTCGTAACGTCGTTATCGACAAGTCCTTCGGCGCACCGCGCATCACCAAGGACGGCGTTTCCGTCGCCAAGGAAATCGAACTGGAAGACAAGTTCGAGAACATGGGCGCGCAGCTCGTTCGCGAAGTCGCTTCCAAGACCAACGACATCGCCGGTGACGGCACCACCACCGCAACGGTTCTGGCCCAGGCCATCGTTCGCGAAGGTGCCAAGGCAGTTGCTGCCGGCATGAACCCGATGGACCTGAAGCGCGGTATCGATCTGGCCGTTGCCGAAGTCGTCAAGGACCTTCAGGCCAAGGCCAAGAAGATCAACACGTCTGAAGAAGTTGCGCAGGTCGGCACGATCTCTGCAAACGGCGAGCGTCAGATCGGTCTCGACATTGCTGAAGCAATGCAGCGCGTCGGCAACGAAGGCGTCATCACCGTTGAAGAAGCCAAGACCGCTGAAACCGAACTCGAAGTCGTCGAAGGCATGCAGTTCGACCGCGGCTACCTGTCGCCCTACTTCGTGACCAACCCGGAAAAGATGGTTGCGGACCTCGAAGACGCCTACATCCTTCTGCACGAAAAGAAGCTCTCGAACCTCCAGGCCATGCTGCCGGTTCTCGAAGCCGTCGTTCAGACCGGCAAGCCGCTCGTCATCATCGCTGAAGACGTCGAAGGCGAAGCTCTTGCAACGCTCGTCGTCAACAAGCTGCGTGGCGGCCTCAAGATCGCTGCCGTCAAGGCTCCTGGCTTCGGCGACCGCCGCAAGGCCATGCTGGAAGACATCGCCATCCTGACCGGTGGTACCGTCATTTCCGAAGACCTCGGCATCAAGCTCGAAAGCGTTACCCTCGACATGCTCGGCAAGTCGAAGAAGGTTTCGATCTCCAAGGAAAACACCACGATCGTTGACGGTGCCGGCCAGAAGTCGGACATCGAAGGCCGCGTTGCCCAGATCAAGGCGCAGATCGAGGAAACCACTTCTGACTACGACCGCGAAAAGCTGCAGGAACGTCTTGCCAAGCTCGCTGGTGGCGTTGCCGTGATCCGCGTTGGCGGTTCGACGGAAGTTGAAGTGAAGGAAAAGAAGGACCGCATCGACGACGCTCTCAACGCGACGCGCGCTGCCGTTCAGGAAGGCATCGTACCGGGCGGCGGCGTTGCCCTGCTGCGTTCTTCCACGAAGATCACCGCCAAGGGTGCAAACGACGACCAGGAAGCTGGCATCAACATCGTGCGCAAGGCTCTGCAGGCTCTGGTTCGCCAGATCGCAGAAAACGCTGGTGACGAAGCTTCCATCGTTGTTGGCAAGATCCTCGACAAGAACGAAGACAACTACGGCTACAACGCCCAGACCGGCGAATATGGCGACCTGATCCAGCTCGGCATCGTCGACCCGGTCAAGGTTGTTCGCACCGCTCTGCAGAACGCAGCTTCGGTTGCTTCGCTGCTGATCACCACCGAAGCCATGATCGCCGAGCTTCCGAAGAAGGAAGCTGCAATGCCGGCAATGCCGGGCGGCGGCATGGGCGGCATGGACTTCTAA
- a CDS encoding co-chaperone GroES, with the protein MTSTNFRPLHDRVVVRRVESEAKTKGGIIIPDTAKEKPQEGEIVAVGSGARDEAGKVVALDVKVGDRVLFGKWSGTEVKLDGEDLLIMKEADIMGIIG; encoded by the coding sequence ATGACAAGCACCAATTTCCGCCCGCTTCACGATCGCGTCGTCGTTCGTCGCGTTGAATCCGAAGCAAAGACCAAGGGCGGCATCATCATTCCCGATACCGCCAAGGAAAAGCCGCAGGAAGGCGAAATCGTCGCTGTTGGCTCCGGCGCGCGCGATGAGGCCGGCAAGGTCGTCGCTCTCGACGTCAAGGTTGGCGATCGCGTCCTGTTCGGCAAGTGGTCGGGCACCGAAGTCAAGCTCGACGGCGAAGACCTTCTGATCATGAAGGAAGCCGACATCATGGGCATTATCGGCTGA
- a CDS encoding TIGR01459 family HAD-type hydrolase, with the protein MAHRILTLGEITDGFDVILSDVWGVLHNGVSAFPDAAVALHEARKAGKTVVLITNSPRPAPGVIAQLRVLGVPDEAYDRIITSGDVTRGLIAEGPKKVFLLGPERDLPLLEGLDVERVSEAEAQSVVCTGFFDDETETPEDYTEMLKGFIARGAPMICANPDLVVERGERIIPCAGAMAAYYEQLGGEVRIAGKPHMPIYEACLAAAKEVRSAFPKDRVLAIGDGMPTDVKGAIASGLNLLYISGGIHAAEYTLNGQTDEALLNAYLKGQGAAPGWWMPRLA; encoded by the coding sequence ATGGCCCATCGCATTCTCACCCTCGGCGAAATAACTGATGGGTTCGACGTTATTCTTTCGGATGTCTGGGGCGTGCTGCACAATGGTGTCAGCGCCTTTCCGGACGCGGCGGTTGCACTGCACGAAGCGCGCAAGGCCGGCAAGACGGTGGTGCTCATCACCAATTCGCCGCGCCCCGCTCCCGGCGTCATCGCCCAGCTTCGCGTTCTCGGCGTTCCGGATGAGGCCTATGACCGTATCATCACGTCCGGTGACGTCACCCGCGGCCTGATTGCGGAAGGCCCGAAAAAAGTCTTCCTGCTCGGCCCGGAACGCGATCTGCCGCTGCTGGAGGGGCTGGATGTCGAGCGGGTTAGCGAGGCGGAAGCGCAATCCGTCGTCTGCACCGGTTTCTTTGATGACGAGACGGAAACGCCCGAGGATTATACGGAAATGCTCAAGGGCTTCATCGCCCGCGGCGCGCCAATGATCTGCGCCAATCCCGATCTGGTGGTGGAGCGCGGTGAGCGCATCATTCCCTGCGCCGGCGCCATGGCCGCCTATTATGAACAGCTGGGCGGCGAGGTCCGCATTGCCGGCAAGCCGCATATGCCGATCTACGAAGCCTGCCTCGCGGCGGCGAAAGAAGTGCGCAGCGCCTTCCCCAAGGATCGCGTGCTCGCGATCGGCGACGGCATGCCGACGGATGTGAAGGGCGCGATTGCGAGCGGTCTCAACCTTCTTTATATCAGCGGCGGCATTCACGCCGCCGAATATACGCTGAACGGTCAAACGGACGAGGCGCTTCTGAACGCCTATCTCAAGGGGCAGGGCGCGGCTCCCGGCTGGTGGATGCCCCGTCTTGCTTAA
- a CDS encoding bifunctional riboflavin kinase/FAD synthetase, producing the protein MTVFHRNEKKEPLPDNLRGGVIAIGNFDGVHRGHRAVLDRALELAEARGVPALVLTFEPHPRSVFRPETPVFRLTPAPLKARILEAIGFRSVIEYPFDREFSQRSAEEFVQSILVDWLHASAVVTGFDFHFGKGREGGPAFLMAAGKRHDFDVTLVDAFRDEGADVVSSSRIRSLLCEGDVAGAAGLLGYRFTVESEVIGGQKLGRTLGYPTANMALAPETELKAGIYAVRFRRPDGSIRDGVASFGYRPTVTENGAALLETYVFDFSGDLYGEVCSVSFFGHLRDELKFDGLEPLVAQIRRDEEEARAMLSGVRPLSEVDAKIAF; encoded by the coding sequence ATGACCGTCTTTCATCGCAATGAAAAAAAGGAGCCGCTGCCGGACAATCTTCGCGGCGGCGTCATCGCGATCGGCAATTTCGATGGCGTGCATCGCGGCCACCGCGCCGTTCTGGATCGCGCGCTGGAACTGGCCGAGGCGCGTGGCGTTCCCGCGCTGGTGCTGACTTTTGAACCGCATCCCCGTTCTGTGTTCCGCCCGGAAACGCCTGTCTTTCGCCTCACCCCCGCACCGTTGAAGGCGCGCATTCTCGAAGCCATCGGTTTCCGCTCCGTCATCGAATACCCCTTCGACCGGGAATTCTCGCAGCGTTCGGCGGAGGAATTCGTCCAATCCATTCTTGTCGACTGGCTCCATGCCAGCGCTGTCGTCACCGGCTTTGATTTTCATTTCGGCAAGGGCCGCGAAGGTGGTCCGGCCTTTCTGATGGCCGCTGGCAAGCGCCACGACTTCGACGTGACACTGGTGGATGCCTTCCGCGACGAGGGTGCGGATGTCGTTTCCTCCAGCCGTATCCGCTCGCTCTTATGCGAGGGCGATGTGGCGGGTGCGGCCGGATTGCTGGGTTACCGCTTCACGGTGGAAAGCGAAGTCATCGGCGGCCAGAAGCTGGGGCGCACCTTGGGTTATCCGACAGCCAACATGGCGTTGGCGCCGGAGACGGAACTGAAGGCGGGCATCTATGCCGTGCGGTTCCGCCGTCCCGATGGCTCGATCCGCGATGGCGTCGCAAGCTTCGGCTACCGCCCGACGGTGACCGAAAACGGCGCGGCGCTGCTGGAAACCTATGTCTTCGATTTTTCCGGCGATCTCTATGGCGAGGTTTGTTCGGTGTCCTTCTTCGGACATCTGCGTGACGAGCTGAAATTCGATGGTCTGGAACCGCTGGTCGCGCAGATCAGGCGCGACGAGGAGGAGGCGAGGGCGATGCTGTCAGGCGTGCGGCCGCTGAGCGAAGTGGATGCGAAGATCGCATTTTGA
- a CDS encoding isoleucine--tRNA ligase — translation MSDTAEKFDYSATLYLPQTDFPMRAGLPQKEPETVKRWQEMGLYKKLRASAAGREKFVLHDGPPYANGNIHIGHALNKILKDVITRSFQMRGYDANYVPGWDCHGLPIEWKIEEAYRAKGKNKDEVPVNEFRKECRDFAAGWIKVQSEEFKRLGIEGDFENPYTTMNFHAEARIAGELLKIARTGQLYRGSKPIMWSVVERTALAEAEVEYADVESDMIWVKFPVVQAAPVLSGASVVIWTTTPWTIPGNRAIAFSSRVEYGLYEVESAQNDFGPQPGEKLIFAKKLADEAAAKAKLTFKLVRDVKTEELAAITCAHPLASLGYDFPVPLLEGDHVTDDAGTGFVHTAPSHGREDFDVWTAHQRELEARGVSSAIPFPVGDDGFYTEDAPGFGPSAEGGAARVMDDNGKKGDANDRVIKALIAENNLFARGRLKHSYPHSWRSKKPVIFRNTPQWFVYMDKELGDGTTLRSRSLSAIDDTRFVPASGQNRLRAMIEGRPDWVLSRQRSWGVPIAVFADEKGEVLIDEAVNARILEAFEAEGADAWFAEGAKERFLGNDHDHARWLQVMDILDVWFDSGCTHTFTLEDRPDMKWPADVYLEGSDQHRGWFHSSLLESCATRGRAPYNAVVTHGFTMDEKGEKMSKSKGNVVSPQEVMKDAGADILRLWVMTTDYWEDQRLGKAIIQTNVDAYRKLRNTIRWMLGTLAHYEGEEIAYDDLPELEKLVLHRLSDLDKVVREGYDGFEFKKIARALVDFANVELSAFYFDIRKDTLYCDAPSSLKRRASLSVIAKLFDCLVSWLAPMLPFTTEEAWLSRYPDAESVHLVQFPEIPAEWKNDALEAKWEKIRKVRTVVTGALEVERREKRIGSSLEAAPVVHIADADLLAALNGQDFAEICITSAISVVGDEGPADGFRLPEVAKVVVEQKLAEGAKCARSWRITTDVGSDPDYPEVSARDAAALRELAARG, via the coding sequence ATGAGCGACACCGCAGAAAAATTCGATTATTCCGCCACCCTCTATCTGCCGCAGACGGATTTTCCGATGCGCGCCGGCCTGCCGCAGAAGGAACCGGAAACGGTCAAGCGCTGGCAGGAGATGGGCCTCTACAAGAAGTTGCGCGCCTCCGCCGCCGGCCGCGAAAAATTCGTGCTGCATGACGGCCCGCCCTATGCCAACGGCAATATCCATATCGGCCATGCGCTCAACAAGATCCTGAAGGACGTCATCACCCGCTCGTTCCAGATGCGCGGTTACGATGCCAATTACGTGCCGGGCTGGGATTGCCATGGCCTGCCGATCGAATGGAAGATCGAGGAAGCCTATCGCGCCAAGGGCAAGAACAAGGACGAGGTTCCGGTCAACGAATTCCGTAAGGAGTGCCGTGACTTCGCCGCCGGCTGGATCAAGGTGCAGTCGGAAGAGTTCAAGCGCCTCGGCATCGAGGGCGACTTTGAAAACCCCTATACGACGATGAACTTCCACGCCGAAGCCCGCATCGCCGGCGAACTGCTGAAGATCGCCCGGACAGGCCAGCTCTATCGTGGCTCCAAGCCGATCATGTGGTCCGTGGTCGAGCGCACGGCGCTGGCGGAAGCCGAAGTCGAATATGCCGATGTCGAGAGCGACATGATCTGGGTGAAGTTCCCGGTTGTGCAGGCAGCTCCTGTTCTTTCTGGTGCTTCCGTCGTCATCTGGACGACCACGCCGTGGACCATTCCCGGCAACCGCGCCATCGCGTTTTCGTCGCGGGTCGAATATGGCCTCTACGAAGTGGAAAGCGCCCAGAACGATTTCGGTCCGCAGCCGGGCGAAAAGCTGATCTTCGCCAAGAAGCTTGCCGATGAGGCCGCAGCCAAGGCGAAGCTGACCTTCAAGCTCGTTCGCGACGTGAAAACCGAAGAACTGGCCGCCATCACCTGCGCCCATCCTTTGGCGTCGCTCGGTTACGATTTCCCGGTTCCACTTCTCGAAGGCGATCACGTCACCGACGATGCCGGTACGGGCTTCGTGCACACCGCGCCGAGCCATGGCCGTGAGGACTTTGACGTCTGGACCGCGCATCAGCGTGAGCTGGAAGCGCGCGGCGTTTCGTCGGCCATCCCGTTCCCGGTTGGCGATGACGGTTTCTACACCGAAGACGCCCCCGGTTTCGGCCCGTCGGCCGAGGGCGGCGCTGCCCGCGTCATGGACGACAACGGCAAGAAGGGCGATGCCAATGACCGCGTCATCAAGGCGCTGATCGCGGAAAACAACCTGTTTGCCCGTGGCCGTCTGAAGCACAGCTATCCGCATAGCTGGCGCTCCAAGAAGCCGGTCATCTTCCGCAACACGCCGCAATGGTTCGTCTATATGGACAAGGAACTGGGCGATGGCACGACGCTGCGTTCGCGCTCGCTGAGCGCCATCGACGACACCCGCTTCGTTCCGGCCTCCGGCCAGAACCGCCTGCGCGCCATGATCGAAGGCCGGCCCGACTGGGTTCTGTCGCGCCAGCGCAGCTGGGGCGTGCCGATTGCCGTCTTCGCCGATGAGAAGGGCGAAGTCCTGATCGATGAGGCCGTCAACGCCCGCATCCTCGAGGCCTTCGAGGCCGAAGGCGCTGACGCCTGGTTCGCCGAAGGCGCCAAGGAGCGTTTCCTCGGCAATGACCACGACCATGCCCGTTGGCTGCAGGTCATGGATATCCTCGACGTATGGTTCGACAGCGGCTGCACCCACACCTTCACGCTGGAAGACCGCCCGGACATGAAGTGGCCGGCGGATGTCTATCTTGAGGGTTCCGACCAGCATCGCGGCTGGTTCCATTCGTCGCTGCTCGAAAGCTGCGCGACGCGTGGCCGCGCGCCCTATAACGCCGTTGTCACCCATGGTTTCACCATGGATGAGAAGGGCGAAAAGATGTCGAAGTCCAAGGGCAACGTCGTCTCGCCGCAGGAAGTCATGAAGGACGCCGGCGCGGATATCCTGCGCCTGTGGGTCATGACCACGGATTATTGGGAAGACCAGCGCCTCGGCAAGGCCATCATCCAGACCAATGTCGATGCCTATCGCAAGCTGCGCAACACCATCCGCTGGATGCTCGGCACCCTTGCCCATTATGAAGGCGAGGAGATCGCCTATGACGATCTGCCGGAGCTGGAAAAGCTGGTGCTGCACCGCCTGTCCGATCTGGATAAGGTTGTGCGCGAAGGTTATGACGGCTTCGAGTTCAAGAAGATCGCCCGTGCGCTGGTGGATTTCGCCAATGTCGAGCTTTCGGCCTTCTATTTCGACATCCGCAAGGACACGCTTTATTGCGACGCGCCGTCGTCGCTGAAGCGCCGGGCGTCGCTGTCGGTCATCGCAAAGCTGTTCGATTGCCTCGTCTCGTGGCTCGCGCCCATGCTGCCCTTCACGACGGAAGAAGCGTGGCTTTCGCGTTATCCGGATGCGGAATCGGTGCATCTTGTCCAGTTCCCGGAAATCCCGGCGGAGTGGAAGAACGATGCGCTGGAAGCGAAGTGGGAGAAGATCCGCAAGGTTCGCACCGTCGTGACGGGCGCGCTGGAAGTCGAGCGCCGCGAAAAGCGCATCGGCTCCTCGCTCGAAGCGGCCCCTGTCGTGCATATTGCCGATGCCGACCTGCTGGCGGCGTTGAACGGGCAGGATTTCGCCGAAATCTGCATCACTTCGGCCATTTCGGTGGTGGGTGATGAAGGCCCGGCCGATGGCTTCCGCCTGCCGGAAGTTGCAAAGGTCGTGGTCGAGCAGAAGCTGGCGGAAGGTGCAAAATGCGCCCGTTCCTGGCGCATCACCACCGATGTCGGTTCCGACCCGGACTATCCGGAGGTTTCGGCCCGCGATGCGGCCGCCTTGCGGGAGCTTGCCGCACGCGGATAA
- a CDS encoding nucleoside deaminase yields the protein MAERTHFMELALAEARAAGERQEVPIGAVLVLDGRVIARSGNRTRELNDVTAHAEIAVIRMACEALGQERLPGADLYVTLEPCTMCAAAISFARIRRLYYGAEDPKGGAVHSGVRFFSQPTCHHAPDVYSGLAESESAEILRQFFREKRLDD from the coding sequence ATGGCCGAAAGGACGCATTTCATGGAACTGGCGCTGGCGGAAGCCCGCGCTGCCGGCGAACGCCAGGAGGTTCCTATCGGCGCGGTACTGGTTCTGGATGGCCGCGTCATTGCCCGTTCCGGCAATCGCACCCGTGAATTGAACGATGTGACGGCGCATGCCGAAATCGCCGTCATCCGCATGGCCTGCGAGGCGCTGGGGCAGGAACGGCTGCCCGGCGCCGATCTCTATGTAACCCTTGAGCCCTGCACCATGTGCGCGGCGGCGATCTCATTCGCCCGTATCCGCCGCCTTTATTACGGCGCGGAAGACCCCAAAGGAGGCGCGGTGCATAGTGGTGTGCGCTTCTTCAGCCAGCCGACATGCCACCATGCTCCGGATGTTTATTCGGGGCTGGCGGAAAGCGAAAGTGCGGAAATCCTGCGGCAATTTTTCCGCGAGAAACGTCTCGACGATTGA
- a CDS encoding pseudouridine synthase has product MTFKDKPKRDGGKTFSRDKKPKGPGKPASEREKKPAEAKAAPAPEAVVGTKPERISKIMARAGVASRRDVERMIMEGRVSLNGVKLDSPVVNATLSDKIEVDGMPIRGAERTRLWLYHKPAGLVTTNSDPEGRPTVFDNLPGELPRVLSIGRLDINTEGLLLLTNDGGLSRVLELPTTGWLRRYRVRAHGEVDQAALDKLKDGIAVDGVLYGAIDATLDRTQGHNVWITMGLREGKNREIKNVLGALGLEVNRLIRISYGPFQLGDLAEGKVLEVRGRMLRDQLGPRLIEEAGANFDAPIYNTSVDDEEEAPAKRAKPEWAKGDAPEGKSRFEKSSGRPEDRREKALGRLDTKRGDKPAGKFGSKPAGKFGAKGRNEDDGEERRSPRQPAGTSRTANVWMAPGAKPTRDGKERKSSARAEAESLFKKPSAQAEARRSVVRHADDEGEWIRSEPTREDDRGQGRGDRSARGEKSFGDRGGRGGKSFGDRPSGDRPFRDRPREDGDRPRGDRPARGAKSFGDRPARGDKPFGDRPFRDRPREDGDRPRSDRPRGEKSFGDRTARGEKPFSERPFRDKPREEGDRPRGDRPFGDKPRGGKPGGRPASGKPSFGKSGERGERSGFSGKGKGPGGNGPGGGKPGGKGPGGKPSGGRGMTRNADRRR; this is encoded by the coding sequence ATGACTTTTAAAGACAAGCCGAAGCGTGACGGCGGCAAGACATTTAGCCGCGACAAGAAGCCGAAAGGCCCCGGCAAGCCGGCCTCGGAGCGTGAGAAGAAACCGGCCGAAGCAAAGGCAGCCCCGGCGCCCGAAGCCGTGGTCGGCACCAAGCCCGAACGCATTTCCAAGATCATGGCCCGCGCCGGTGTCGCGTCGCGCCGCGATGTGGAACGAATGATCATGGAAGGCCGCGTGTCGCTAAACGGCGTCAAGCTGGATAGCCCGGTCGTGAACGCCACGCTTTCGGACAAGATCGAAGTGGACGGCATGCCGATTCGCGGTGCCGAGCGCACGCGCCTGTGGCTTTACCACAAGCCCGCCGGTCTGGTGACGACCAATTCCGACCCGGAAGGCCGACCGACGGTTTTCGACAATCTGCCGGGCGAACTGCCGCGCGTGCTCTCCATCGGCCGCCTCGATATCAATACCGAAGGCCTGCTGCTGCTCACCAATGATGGCGGCCTGTCCCGTGTGCTGGAACTGCCGACCACCGGCTGGCTGCGCCGCTACCGCGTGCGCGCCCATGGTGAGGTCGATCAGGCCGCACTCGACAAGCTGAAGGACGGCATCGCCGTCGACGGCGTGCTCTACGGCGCAATCGATGCCACGCTCGACCGTACCCAGGGCCACAATGTCTGGATCACCATGGGTCTGCGCGAAGGCAAGAACCGCGAGATCAAGAATGTGCTAGGCGCGCTCGGCCTTGAGGTCAACCGCCTGATCCGTATCTCCTACGGTCCGTTCCAGCTCGGCGATCTTGCCGAAGGCAAGGTGCTTGAAGTGCGCGGCCGCATGCTGCGCGATCAGCTCGGACCGCGTCTGATCGAAGAGGCAGGCGCCAATTTCGACGCGCCGATCTACAATACATCCGTCGACGATGAGGAAGAGGCCCCGGCCAAGCGCGCCAAGCCCGAATGGGCCAAGGGCGACGCGCCGGAAGGCAAGTCTCGTTTCGAAAAATCCTCTGGCAGACCGGAAGACCGTCGCGAAAAGGCGCTCGGCCGTCTTGATACCAAGCGCGGTGACAAGCCTGCCGGCAAGTTCGGCTCCAAGCCCGCCGGGAAATTCGGCGCCAAGGGCCGCAATGAGGATGATGGCGAAGAGCGCCGCAGCCCCCGCCAGCCCGCCGGCACCAGCCGGACGGCCAATGTCTGGATGGCGCCCGGCGCAAAGCCGACCCGTGATGGCAAGGAACGCAAGTCTTCCGCCCGCGCGGAAGCCGAAAGCCTGTTCAAAAAGCCGTCCGCCCAGGCAGAAGCGCGCCGCAGCGTCGTGCGTCATGCCGATGACGAGGGCGAGTGGATCCGCTCGGAGCCGACCCGTGAGGATGACCGTGGCCAGGGCCGCGGTGATCGTTCTGCACGCGGCGAAAAAAGCTTTGGCGATCGCGGTGGACGCGGTGGCAAATCCTTTGGCGACCGACCCTCTGGCGACAGGCCTTTCCGGGATCGCCCCCGCGAAGACGGCGACCGCCCGCGTGGCGACCGCCCGGCACGGGGTGCAAAAAGCTTTGGTGACCGACCGGCACGCGGCGACAAGCCCTTTGGCGACCGTCCTTTCCGTGACCGGCCCCGTGAAGATGGTGATCGCCCGCGCAGCGACCGTCCGCGCGGCGAGAAGAGCTTTGGAGATCGCACCGCGCGTGGCGAAAAGCCATTCAGCGAACGGCCGTTCCGCGACAAGCCCCGCGAGGAAGGGGATCGTCCGCGCGGCGACCGGCCTTTCGGGGATAAGCCCAGAGGCGGCAAACCGGGTGGCAGGCCCGCATCGGGCAAGCCGTCTTTCGGTAAATCGGGCGAGCGTGGCGAACGTTCGGGTTTTTCGGGTAAGGGTAAAGGCCCCGGCGGCAATGGCCCCGGCGGCGGCAAGCCGGGTGGCAAAGGCCCGGGTGGCAAACCTTCTGGAGGCAGGGGAATGACACGTAATGCGGATCGTAGGCGGTGA